The sequence below is a genomic window from Lolium perenne isolate Kyuss_39 chromosome 7, Kyuss_2.0, whole genome shotgun sequence.
aaagaaaactaccaaaaggtcaaaacttgcaacaaaatcgagaaaatggttcaagttagagaataaccgatatgtactcacacacacactcaaagcacacgcaaaaggctaagaactctatatggtggtaggtgcggaagtggatagcaaacgaaaagaaccaaagaaaatgtctattgtcaaatgtgggtaagatccaaagtcaaatgtcaaaagcgatgatctatgtcaaggaaacacggaaacacacacaagaaaGAACAATGAGGTTAGcgtgaccaaggaagtgagcaagtaacaaggatggtcctaacgaagactattagctcggtgtcacgccaacacaagagagaccgtagcttggttgcatatgagagaagcaactagatttgcacaaatgccactcttctcttatctctcttagtgcttacaagctttgcactcctttgtatcggtggacacacactcttttcctatttctatttctcctttttttctcttttttctatgcttagaagctttatttttctctatgtcacacttttcttcttgtgtgtatctttctcaccgagcttgcttcggagctttgctcaacacaacgcacacacacaccctctcacggtcgtgacacttgtgcaatgcttcgcaacactcggaaagccactctcaatgggataggtacacaaagaaagaaacggggctacaaggggtgggcaagttatacctattgatgttaggcggtttCAAACACACAAACTTGCGATGATCGAAGgggtgtcgatgatggtgtcgaagttgcgccggaatccggggtgccaaaggtgtcgtcgtggtgttggtgtaggcgcggaagcaaaatagacaaccaatgcactccaaatcggaaaccgaacacaaaagtcaatgcccgaaaagtttggTCAAAATGAGCGGTCAAAGTTGTCAAAGTTGGAGTCAAGATGGATGGTCAAACTGGTCGAAATTTGAggtcaaacgggctccggaaagttggttaagttacatgctgaatctGCCAGTTTTAGTGCTGAAAGTCgtgctggcggaagttccgggtgctcggggcggaagttccggtcctgaggggcggaagttccggccaacttccggtctAGTTCCGGAAATGGTCGTTTTCGTTACAGAACCATCCCGGGGCGTTTTGGCGCAAtttcggaactaggccggaacttgggcggaagttccggttggcggaagttccggtctctcagggtggaagttccggtcctgaggggcggaagttccggaaaTACCAGAAAATTTTAGATCTGAATCTGCGCGACGAACAGCACGAACGCGGGCggaaaaatgggcagaaaattgtcAGATTAGAGGGGTAAACGGTGGAATTAGCCGGTGAAATTTGGagggatgatagatcaacaccaaagacaacagatatgtggatcaaaaccacaaacaacgcaacaaatcctgagatccaaattcgagctattttttggggaaaattttttggggaaatttttgggcgaaattggtggaattggagggtcaaatccgtggcaacctttgctcagataccatatgatgtgggctaagcccgagggtgtgcccaatcttcacgatttgacccgggtgagtgtgattgcggaggggggttcgcggggaagtggatgaacgcgaagaacacgatacaaacacatgcacacaacacaatcagtttgttctcgttggcccgaaccaccaactcgatagaagttgcaaggaaaagaccttttggtagaagtcccgcaaaaataTCGACGAATCGAAAATCCTATGAATcttgaagggtgaaaagaccaaaatcaatagaaatgcaagcaaaagacccaaaggtagaagtgcaagcaaaagatcaagattggtagaggtcaccaaagagatacaataggattcgataaggagcccgggtggtacaatagaaattaatctaaggtgggggtttcccaaatccactaagggataatagaggcataagccaattcatctaaacatcatctctctctcatgaaggtgggggtaggtgcctatttataggtaaggggatgaaggggtaagttacaagccaaagtgggctgagatctggctgagattcgatggggcggaagttccggccgtcctgggcggaagttccggtcctgggcggaagttccggccatcaggggcggaagttccggccgcagcTCTTCAGTGCGAGCATCTTCGGTCTTGATAgtgtctgggcggaagttccggctgtgtcgggcggaagatccggcctggagcgtccagctcctctttctccttctcttcgaggcttccgtgacatcggccttgcgtcctcgggtctccatgccaTCCTCTctcccctccgtacttgtcgtcgagttcctatcatcaaggtatgacggagtatgaagtagtatatcgttccacataggcgattgtaggcaagcataaaggagaagattcaccgcgtgtcgtcttggcgatgaagcatatgatgcggtgaagaccgaaggtcgggctacatcaactAGCAACCACAAGGACAACGCCTCCACGAGCAAGTTTTACCCGTGGAAGAAGAGTAAGCACGACCATGAGGTCGGGTCCACGCGCCGCTATCCATGTACCCTCCCGCAACTTTCAGTACATCCCCATGAGTGTGGCGTAGTTGCTATGGGAGATTATGATGCCGACAGGTTGGAACGATGTCCACATCCCCTCGGGCAAGCGCCTCAACGCGTGGAGGGTGTGGGTACCGCTGGTGCCATGGGAAGGGCGACAATGACGCTAGGAGATTCGATGACATCGGGTGCTTCTGGTGCCTGATATGCGGGAAGATATCACTTACCCATGAACTCACTAGCATGGGACACGTTTGGGCGGTGGGAATTGGTCCCCGATACCGCGTCGCCTTTCTGGGTGACGAAGAGTGGGACTACGGTGAGGCCCCCATGGTCAAGGTGGAGGCGCAGAAGAGGAGCCGCTGGTGGGCAGTGACGATGTCCCGAGTGAGGGGTCGCAGTACGACACCATGATTAACTACCTAGGCCCCCTCGTGTGTGAGTGGGAGCAGCTGGTggccatgaagaaggaggacgagcTCCTTGCCCAGCCACTTTACCTAGACGACGATGAAGCCCTCAGGTTGGGCATCACCACGTCTGAGTTGGAGTCCTTGAGCGAGTGTCAATGCATGGTGATGTATGCAAGATCACACATCGCGTGTATCCAGTATTCAAAAGTAAGAGTATCGAATCCACAGTGGAGTTGATTAATCATGATTTTATTGTTTTTCGCTATCTTTGCTATTAGGTGCTTGCGAGCTATTCTTAATTCTAAGCGAGGGAAACGAGAGTGATTGAGAGGCAACAACGTACTAGTAAATAAAGTTGTAGAGAGAAACGGGACAGTGTTACGTTATAAAGTGCTTGAAACTCAATGGAGGTGAAGGGTTCTCGGGGACTTGCAGATTTACCACTAGCATGGAATTAAGTTTATTAGGATTTAATATGTCTTTGTTGCATGTGTGAAGTAAGGAGAGACCCAAACCAACAGAGGCTTTGCATCCTTTTTTTAGAAAGAAGGTATCTTAAAGCTCAATGATCCGTGTGTACTATTACACGAGAGTTTATTATAcacgatctaaatttatcacaagcaagaaTGATAGCCAAAAAATCTTTTTCATTAGTACCAAAATTTCTTTGTTCATTAGTAAATAGGCAACTAGCCTAGTGAATAACAATGACTTTCTTTTCTTCATCTCGCTGTTCTAAAATAGCTCTTACAGCAAAGtcactagcatcacatattatcTCAAACtgtttctccaagtttagtggtttAACAATATGAGTAGTTGTGAGGGCCCTTTTTATTTGCTGGAAAGCTAAAACACGATTGTTATCAAAAGAAAGAAAGTAACATCTTTATCCATAAGATCAGTTAGATGAGATCTTATTTTAAAGTCCTCGTCGATACGAACGCAGCGGTGAAGATAGATAATCATATGGATTAATGGGCCGGGAGGGATGAGGCGCTGAGTGGGTGTTGCCCGGTGGCCTGGCACTTGGTCTGCCGGCCCAAGTGCTTGGGGAGGCCTCGGGCTTCACAACCTGAAGCATATGAACGTTGCCTTGCGCACTAGGTGGATATGGCAGCAGAAGACGGACTCGTCCAAGCCCTGGAGCGGACTTGACCTCCAGGCCAGCAACGACGCTCGAGGCCTCTTGAACGCCTCCGTACTCATCAGCATTGGCGAAGGCTCCTCTATTCTCTTTTTGGAGGACGCTTGGATCGGCGGCATGTCGGCAGCCGTCGTCGCCCCTGCGCTGCTCAAGCTTGTCCGACCCTCCATCCAGAGGCATCGTACGGTCAAGGAGGGCCTGCTCGCCAATAGCTGGGCCTTGGACTTGGACATCGCCGGCGACTTGTCGGTTGATGCCATTGTGGATTACCTACGGCTATGGCCTGCAATCTTGGCGGTGCCCCGTGCTGAGAACGCTCAAGAGGCTCCATACTCTTTCCGTTGAAAGTGGGAGGCGAGTGGCTCCTTCTCTCCGCGATCGGCATATCGCCTCATGTTTTAGGGCACCACGGGCTTACCAGCGGCTCCCCTTGTGTGGCGCTCTTTTGCTCCATTGAAGTTCAAGCTTCACGCGCGGCTGGCCTTGCGTCGGTGATGTTGGACCGCCGATCGGTATTTGCGccgagtgacaaggtattaacttgtcaatgcctacagattgtagactcgggtttcgtaagaagtagatggcaagtagatctgaaaggtgaaggagatatgcccaagaggcaataataaaagtggttattatatatctttatgtttatgataaatgtttatatatcatgctataattgtattaaccgaaacattagtacatgtgtgatatgtagacaacaaagagtccctagtatgcctcttaaactagcttgttgattaatggatgattagtttcataatcatgaacattggatgttattaataacaaggttatatcattatatgaatgatgtaatggacacacccaattaagcatagcataagatcacgtcattgagttatttgctataagctttcgatacatagttacctagtccttatgaccatgagatcatgtaaatcacttatatcggaaaggtactttgattacaccaaacgccactgcgtaaatgggtggttataaaggtgggattaagtatccggaaagtatgagttgaggcagtgggatttgtccatcccgatgacggatagatatactctgggccctcttggtggaatgtcgtctaatgtcttacaagcatatgaataagttcataagagaccacataccacggtacgagtaaagagtacttgtcaggagacgaggttgaataaggtatagagtgataccgatgatcaaacctcggacaagtaaaatatcgcgtgacaaagggaattggtatcgtatgtgaatggttcattcgatcactgaagtcatcgttgaatatgtgggagccattatggatctccagatccctctattggttattggtcggagtgagtactcaaccatgtccgcatagttcgcgaaccgtagggtgacacacttaaggtttgatgttgaaatggtagaacttgaatatggaatggagttcgaatatttgttcggagtcccggatgagatcccggacatcacgaggagttccggaatggtccggagaataagattcatatataggaagtcatattccaaatttggaaatgatccggtgcatttatggcaggttctagaaggttctagaaaagtccgaaagaaatcaccatggaaagtggagtcccggagggactccaccttgcatgaccagccaaccctaaaggggaggagtccaaggtggactccccaaagggtggccggccaaccccccaaggaaggggtgggagtcccaccttgagtgggatttcccccttgagtaggttttcccacctatgggagttttcatagttcgggtcttattcgaagacttggataccaacacttggggatttccacctatataatgagaaggagagggagggggctgcccactcttggccgcaccacctagggctgcccttggcc
It includes:
- the LOC127315672 gene encoding uncharacterized protein: MINYLGPLVCEWEQLVAMKKEDELLAQPLYLDDDEALRLGITTSELESLSECQCMVMWIWQQKTDSSKPWSGLDLQASNDARGLLNASVLISIGEGSSILFLEDAWIGGMSAAVVAPALLKLVRPSIQRHRTVKEGLLANSWALDLDIAGDLSVDAIVDYLRLWPAILAVPRAENAQEAPYSFR